One Brevibacillus choshinensis genomic window carries:
- a CDS encoding MGDG synthase family glycosyltransferase, giving the protein MKKILIFSASIGNGHNQAARAMQESLAENGYTSMIIDTLEYISPTFHKILLESYMNLLRLSPKMWGRIYHNTEKSRFFDMNVLMNKLLANKLKKLINSVQPDAFIATHPFASCMLSVLKGRNDWKEPIYTIITDYTIHPSWINHHINYYFIGHEQLYYLVDLYRQDHQKYIPMGIPIMRKFRLPLDKEQTRKKLGLKDEQKSIILSGGGLGLGSMEKVLDGLEEIDMPIKAFVLTGSNEKLYRKVTSRTYRHEVVPLKFVNNFHEYLETADLIVTKSGGLTSAEVMSKRVPMIIYNPLPGQEERNSHFLLNNGCAVHANLSEQLIYFIEELLHSPSKVDYMRRMSHKISKPDAAQRIAEFIRDDMKMMDEQDQLLP; this is encoded by the coding sequence ATGAAGAAAATCTTGATCTTTTCAGCTTCCATCGGTAACGGTCACAATCAAGCGGCCAGGGCAATGCAGGAGAGTCTGGCTGAAAATGGCTACACGTCGATGATTATTGATACGTTGGAATACATCAGTCCAACGTTCCACAAGATCTTGCTGGAAAGCTACATGAACTTGTTGAGATTGTCTCCAAAAATGTGGGGGAGAATCTACCATAACACCGAAAAAAGCAGATTCTTTGATATGAATGTGCTCATGAATAAATTACTGGCAAACAAGCTCAAGAAATTAATAAACAGTGTCCAACCGGATGCGTTTATTGCGACGCATCCCTTTGCCAGTTGTATGCTTTCTGTCCTGAAAGGCAGAAATGACTGGAAGGAACCCATTTACACGATCATTACGGACTACACCATACATCCGTCGTGGATCAATCATCACATCAACTATTACTTTATCGGTCACGAGCAGCTGTACTATTTGGTCGACCTCTACCGACAAGACCATCAAAAATATATTCCAATGGGCATCCCGATCATGAGAAAATTCCGATTGCCGCTGGATAAGGAGCAAACTCGGAAAAAGCTTGGGCTGAAGGACGAGCAAAAAAGCATCATTCTCTCCGGAGGTGGTCTGGGGCTCGGATCCATGGAAAAGGTGCTCGACGGGCTGGAAGAGATCGATATGCCGATCAAAGCATTTGTTTTGACGGGAAGCAATGAAAAGCTGTATCGAAAGGTCACCAGTCGCACGTACCGCCATGAGGTGGTGCCCCTCAAATTTGTAAATAACTTTCACGAATATCTGGAGACAGCCGACCTGATCGTGACAAAATCGGGCGGATTGACATCAGCTGAAGTGATGAGCAAACGGGTTCCAATGATTATCTACAACCCGCTGCCGGGACAGGAGGAGCGAAACAGCCATTTCCTGCTGAACAACGGCTGTGCTGTTCACGCCAACTTGTCTGAGCAATTGATCTATTTTATAGAAGAGTTGCTGCATAGTCCCTCAAAGGTTGATTACATGCGGAGAATGTCGCATAAAATCTCCAAGCCCGATGCTGCCCAGCGAATTGCTGAGTTTATCCGCGACGATATGAAAATGATGGACGAACAAGATCAACTGCTACCATAA